The uncultured Desulfuromonas sp. genome has a segment encoding these proteins:
- a CDS encoding RimK/LysX family protein, whose translation MKRNFYQRGVLTVAVLLLGCVGCKPYFMLATQQDKIMLDQVLEQEQDQLEQLDRLANRLESMQDDLVVNQADTISDLQQRVDRQDEQLLALKTQLAELGKTLEDVKHQRPSELIRVNDIQSRAVEADTTVKQVIGAVEHVYLSPPGILLTARIDTGATTSSLDARNIEPFERDGKRWVRFEVMNPEHDEPIVLECRVVRRVKIIQAITEEKERRYVVELLVALGNMTRSAEFTLSDREHVEFPVLIGRNILMDSMTVDVSKKFLSVPIPSR comes from the coding sequence ATGAAACGGAATTTTTATCAACGTGGTGTGCTGACCGTCGCCGTGCTGTTGTTGGGCTGTGTCGGCTGCAAGCCCTATTTCATGTTGGCGACCCAGCAAGATAAAATCATGCTGGATCAGGTTTTGGAGCAGGAACAGGACCAGCTTGAACAGCTGGATCGACTGGCCAACCGACTTGAGTCCATGCAGGACGATCTGGTCGTCAACCAGGCCGATACCATTTCCGATCTTCAGCAACGTGTTGACCGTCAGGATGAACAGCTCCTGGCCCTGAAAACTCAACTGGCGGAATTGGGTAAAACCCTGGAAGACGTGAAGCACCAACGCCCTTCTGAGCTGATTCGCGTTAACGACATCCAAAGCCGGGCCGTTGAGGCGGATACCACGGTCAAGCAGGTGATTGGCGCCGTGGAGCACGTGTATCTCTCGCCTCCCGGCATCCTGCTGACGGCCCGCATTGACACCGGCGCGACGACATCTTCCCTCGATGCCCGCAATATTGAGCCGTTTGAGCGTGACGGCAAGCGCTGGGTCCGTTTTGAGGTGATGAATCCGGAACATGACGAGCCGATTGTCCTCGAATGTCGGGTGGTGCGCAGAGTCAAAATCATCCAAGCCATCACGGAGGAAAAGGAACGGCGCTATGTAGTGGAGCTGCTGGTTGCCCTGGGTAATATGACGCGTAGTGCCGAGTTTACCTTGTCGGATCGGGAGCATGTTGAATTTCCGGTGTTGATCGGCCGCAATATTCTCATGGACTCGATGACCGTGGACGTCAGCAAGAAGTTTCTCTCCGTGCCGATCCCTTCGCGCTAA
- a CDS encoding MgtC/SapB family protein — protein MGVDDPMINSQFLLILKLVLAFVAGTLIGIEREKHGRPAGLRTHILVCTGACLMMVVSEGVFFKFGHLSAEGVVRLDPGRIGAQIITGIGFLGAGVILKEGVSVRGLTTAACLWYVAGLGMAFGMGMFLIGAVATILALVALIGMKKLEPVLRKDRFLNLCVVTRSNVDVLDELQQVFSQHQLFVSNIEQDVNLVEEQRRYDFVLTRHQQRIGRELVGQILALHGVLRVRYK, from the coding sequence ATGGGGGTGGATGATCCGATGATCAACAGTCAGTTCCTGCTGATTCTAAAGCTGGTTCTGGCCTTTGTTGCCGGAACCCTGATCGGCATTGAACGGGAGAAACACGGCCGTCCGGCCGGACTACGTACCCATATTCTGGTGTGTACCGGCGCCTGCCTGATGATGGTGGTGTCCGAAGGGGTGTTTTTCAAGTTCGGTCACCTTTCGGCCGAAGGTGTGGTGCGCCTTGATCCGGGTCGTATCGGCGCGCAGATTATTACCGGCATTGGTTTCCTCGGCGCCGGGGTGATTCTCAAGGAAGGGGTGTCGGTGCGCGGCCTGACCACCGCAGCCTGTCTGTGGTATGTGGCCGGTCTCGGCATGGCGTTTGGCATGGGCATGTTTCTTATCGGCGCTGTTGCCACGATTCTGGCCCTGGTGGCTCTGATCGGGATGAAGAAACTGGAACCGGTGCTGAGAAAAGACCGCTTCCTCAATTTGTGTGTGGTGACCCGTTCAAATGTGGATGTGTTGGATGAGTTGCAGCAGGTATTCAGCCAACATCAGCTGTTCGTCTCCAATATTGAACAGGATGTGAATCTGGTGGAAGAGCAACGGCGTTACGACTTTGTGCTGACCCGCCATCAGCAGCGGATTGGCCGCGAGCTGGTCGGGCAGATTCTTGCCCTGCATGGCGTGCTTCGGGTGCGCTATAAGTAA
- a CDS encoding ABC-F family ATP-binding cassette domain-containing protein, with translation MIHLTDITKQHGSRVLFKNAGLQIPAGSRTGLVGPNGAGKSTIFRLITGEEALDGGDITCGKKTVIGYFSQDVGDMAGRSALDEVVAASETTVALGERLKEMEARMCEPLEDDAMATLLEHYGEVQQEFEHRGGYDLESRAQTVLTGLGIAPQDHGRPVEEFSGGWKMRIALARILTLNPDVLLLDEPTNHLDMESIIWLENWLMDDYKGAVVMTSHDRDFMNRLVSRIIEIGNGTITTYSGNYDFYLTEREIRREQLLASHRRQQEMLAKEEEFISRFAARASHAAQVQSRVKKLEKIERIELPPEQKRIHFEFAEPPRSGDDVVTFNDLGKTWPQPEGDDKQVLSNVSGLVRRGEKIAVVGVNGAGKSTFLKLLHGDTQPTTGEATIGANVHSGYFSQHSMELLDPTKTVFETVQDALPQLTLGVLRNLCAAFLFQGDDVDKRVDKLSGGEKSRLVLATLLGRPLNLLILDEPTNHLDIQSREVLLEALQGFQGTLLLVSHDRHFLRSLVNRVFEISHGGMTAYEGDYEYYLDKTGRDHRAL, from the coding sequence ATGATTCATCTCACTGACATCACCAAACAACACGGCAGCCGTGTCCTGTTCAAAAATGCCGGCCTGCAGATTCCGGCCGGCAGTCGCACCGGCCTGGTCGGCCCCAACGGCGCCGGAAAATCGACGATTTTTCGGCTGATCACCGGCGAAGAAGCGCTGGACGGCGGCGACATCACCTGCGGCAAAAAAACAGTGATCGGTTACTTTTCCCAGGATGTCGGTGACATGGCCGGCCGCTCGGCCCTTGACGAAGTGGTCGCCGCCTCGGAAACCACCGTTGCCCTCGGCGAGCGTCTCAAAGAGATGGAAGCGCGCATGTGCGAGCCACTGGAAGATGACGCCATGGCGACCTTGCTGGAACACTACGGCGAGGTGCAGCAGGAATTTGAACATCGCGGCGGGTACGATCTCGAATCGCGCGCCCAGACCGTGCTCACCGGCCTCGGCATTGCCCCCCAAGATCACGGTCGCCCGGTCGAAGAGTTCAGCGGCGGCTGGAAAATGCGCATCGCCCTGGCACGCATCCTCACCCTCAACCCCGATGTGCTGCTGCTTGACGAGCCCACCAACCACCTTGACATGGAATCGATCATCTGGCTGGAAAACTGGCTGATGGATGATTACAAAGGCGCTGTGGTGATGACCAGCCACGACCGCGACTTCATGAATCGTCTGGTCAGCCGGATTATCGAAATCGGCAACGGCACCATCACCACCTACAGCGGCAACTACGACTTTTACCTCACCGAGCGGGAGATCCGCCGCGAACAACTGCTTGCCAGCCACCGCCGTCAGCAGGAGATGCTCGCCAAAGAGGAGGAGTTCATCAGCCGATTCGCCGCCCGCGCCTCCCACGCCGCCCAGGTGCAATCACGGGTGAAAAAGCTGGAAAAGATCGAACGGATCGAGCTGCCGCCGGAACAGAAACGGATTCACTTTGAATTCGCCGAGCCCCCCCGTAGCGGCGACGATGTGGTGACCTTCAACGATCTGGGCAAAACATGGCCCCAGCCGGAAGGTGATGACAAACAGGTGCTCAGCAATGTCAGCGGTTTGGTGCGCCGCGGTGAAAAAATCGCCGTGGTTGGTGTCAACGGTGCCGGTAAATCCACCTTCCTTAAACTGCTCCACGGCGACACGCAACCAACCACGGGTGAGGCCACCATTGGTGCCAATGTTCACAGTGGCTACTTCAGTCAACACTCCATGGAACTGCTCGACCCGACCAAAACGGTCTTTGAGACGGTGCAGGACGCTCTGCCCCAGCTCACTCTGGGCGTATTGCGCAACCTGTGTGCGGCGTTTCTGTTTCAGGGCGATGATGTGGATAAACGTGTGGATAAGTTGTCCGGTGGGGAAAAGTCGCGTCTGGTGCTGGCCACATTGCTCGGTCGGCCCCTCAATCTGCTGATCCTTGACGAACCGACCAACCACCTCGATATTCAGTCGCGCGAGGTGCTGCTGGAGGCCCTGCAGGGGTTTCAAGGCACCCTGCTGCTGGTCAGCCATGACCGCCACTTTTTACGTTCACTGGTCAACCGGGTATTTGAAATCAGCCACGGCGGCATGACCGCCTACGAAGGGGATTACGAATATTACCTGGATAAAACAGGGCGCGATCATCGGGCGTTGTAG
- a CDS encoding methyl-accepting chemotaxis protein — MSIRKKLVMLLTVAVLVSMLVSLSVAEFFSIKTREIATTETLALSQGDVLHILEGAENLVAANKQALDRGRENGVKTFLRSAADLLYSQVDTLYQNLPAEQRAAEIRKLVLSGKFGTTGYAFGMNTKGVLTIHPKSEGKSLAGKAHIDEMCSKLNGFIRYKSATTGREKVVYYRYFEPLDLILAPGCFIDELTYLIDHDAEQLSINQMYAQLRQLKVGKSGYFWVANAHQNEGGGFVVTPVDGKASALERFRQETSGVSQLPGMIKEALSLNDGAVGEKKITLTNPVTGVSEAMIFNFKYFAPLEWVIGTALPENELYATSDKIEKAFAAMTKAVVLATIILLILTLIISLAIANAAIRPIKMVQEMAHEMALGHFDKRLNMQRSDELGEMAAAMDSFADDLQWQVVGSLEKLANGDLTFSITPKDDRDQLRGTIKKLEEDLNLLMGQVLSTGDHIAASSSQVLDSSQSLSQGATESAASLEEITSSMTEMNSQTHQNADNAKVANELAREAQKAAEDGNTQMRDMVAAMSEINEASCNISKIIKVIDEIAFQTNLLALNAAVEAARAGQHGKGFAVVAEEVRNLAARSAKAASETAELIEGSVKKTERGSAIADQTAEALHEIVNGIGKVNSLVAEIATASREQALGITQINQGLGQIDHVTQENTANAEQSAAAAEELNGQADQLQMMLNRFTTKTTYTSNRGMMTALERQPVEETPYALIGEDRSDATAG; from the coding sequence ATGTCGATCCGCAAAAAACTTGTGATGCTGCTGACCGTGGCCGTTCTTGTGTCCATGCTGGTCAGCCTGTCTGTTGCTGAATTTTTTTCCATAAAAACCAGAGAGATCGCGACAACGGAAACCCTTGCGCTTTCTCAGGGAGATGTTCTGCATATTCTTGAAGGTGCGGAAAACCTGGTTGCCGCCAATAAACAGGCGCTGGACCGTGGCCGTGAAAATGGGGTGAAAACCTTTTTGCGTTCGGCAGCCGATCTGCTTTATTCGCAAGTGGATACCTTGTATCAAAACCTGCCGGCCGAACAGCGTGCGGCGGAGATCCGCAAGCTGGTTTTGTCGGGTAAATTCGGCACCACGGGCTATGCGTTTGGCATGAATACCAAAGGTGTTCTGACCATTCATCCCAAAAGTGAAGGAAAGAGTCTGGCGGGAAAAGCGCATATTGATGAGATGTGCTCGAAGCTCAATGGTTTTATCCGTTACAAAAGCGCCACCACCGGGCGGGAAAAAGTTGTTTACTATCGCTATTTTGAACCCTTGGATCTGATTCTTGCGCCGGGCTGCTTTATTGATGAATTGACTTACCTTATTGATCATGATGCTGAACAGTTGAGTATCAACCAGATGTATGCCCAGTTGCGCCAGTTGAAAGTCGGCAAGAGCGGTTATTTCTGGGTTGCAAATGCACATCAGAACGAGGGGGGCGGTTTTGTTGTTACACCGGTCGATGGAAAGGCTTCCGCTCTTGAGCGTTTTCGCCAAGAGACTTCCGGCGTATCGCAGCTTCCGGGTATGATTAAGGAGGCCCTGAGCCTCAACGATGGTGCGGTTGGTGAGAAAAAGATCACCCTGACCAACCCGGTAACCGGGGTGTCGGAAGCCATGATCTTTAACTTTAAATATTTCGCCCCGCTGGAGTGGGTCATCGGCACTGCTTTGCCGGAAAATGAACTGTATGCGACAAGCGATAAAATCGAGAAGGCCTTTGCAGCCATGACGAAAGCCGTTGTTCTGGCAACCATCATTTTATTGATCCTGACGCTGATCATTTCTCTGGCGATTGCCAATGCGGCGATTCGGCCGATAAAAATGGTTCAGGAGATGGCCCATGAGATGGCGTTGGGCCATTTTGACAAACGCCTCAATATGCAACGCAGCGATGAGTTGGGCGAGATGGCGGCGGCCATGGACAGCTTTGCCGATGATTTGCAATGGCAAGTTGTTGGCTCGCTGGAAAAGTTGGCTAACGGCGATCTGACGTTTTCGATTACGCCCAAAGATGACAGAGACCAGCTGCGTGGAACCATCAAGAAACTCGAAGAGGATCTCAATCTGTTGATGGGACAGGTTCTTTCCACGGGGGACCACATTGCGGCGAGCAGTTCACAAGTGCTTGATTCTTCTCAGTCTCTGTCGCAGGGGGCGACGGAATCCGCGGCGTCTTTGGAGGAAATTACCAGCTCGATGACGGAAATGAACTCCCAGACGCACCAGAATGCCGACAATGCCAAAGTGGCCAATGAATTGGCGAGAGAAGCGCAAAAGGCCGCGGAAGACGGCAACACGCAAATGCGTGATATGGTCGCGGCGATGAGCGAGATCAACGAGGCCAGTTGCAATATCAGTAAGATCATCAAGGTGATCGACGAAATTGCCTTCCAGACGAATCTGCTGGCCCTTAACGCCGCCGTTGAAGCGGCTCGGGCCGGTCAACATGGCAAAGGCTTCGCTGTTGTTGCCGAAGAGGTGCGTAATCTCGCGGCGCGAAGTGCAAAAGCCGCCAGTGAAACCGCCGAGCTTATTGAGGGCTCGGTGAAAAAAACAGAGCGTGGCAGTGCCATTGCCGACCAGACCGCTGAGGCGTTGCACGAGATCGTCAACGGCATCGGCAAGGTCAACTCTCTGGTGGCGGAGATCGCGACGGCCAGCAGAGAACAGGCTCTCGGCATCACCCAGATCAATCAGGGTCTTGGTCAGATCGATCACGTCACCCAGGAGAACACGGCCAATGCCGAACAGAGTGCCGCGGCCGCGGAAGAACTCAACGGTCAAGCCGACCAGCTGCAGATGATGTTGAACCGCTTTACGACGAAGACGACTTATACTTCGAACAGGGGGATGATGACAGCGTTGGAACGTCAACCCGTAGAGGAAACACCGTATGCGCTGATCGGTGAAGACCGATCGGATGCGACCGCCGGGTAA
- a CDS encoding ankyrin repeat domain-containing protein has protein sequence MASSGCLTRLRNIFGLGYFFANLIAFAAFLVLNIEAARRYHQFSTGWLVLVVPMIGMLCGHWLRKGQLRWWRWLVVFASLVASVAILYIGGIVGPQLDDLKQAKFQQGSQRRESEKRFLAAVADGRLEEVQRLLQHGVSVQAIGPGGQTALHLAQDCRVIELLLDHGARIEARDASGMTPLFGKEIDQARLLIAAGADIDAQSSDGNTPFIWYCYSGYLPGLKLLISHGADYKHCNQDRHNALDIARTFQPHSAAVHYLESLNIPECR, from the coding sequence ATGGCCTCCAGCGGCTGTCTGACAAGATTACGCAATATTTTTGGGCTCGGGTACTTTTTCGCTAACCTGATCGCATTTGCCGCTTTTTTGGTTCTCAACATTGAAGCAGCCCGGCGCTACCACCAATTTTCAACGGGTTGGTTGGTGTTGGTGGTGCCGATGATCGGTATGCTCTGTGGTCATTGGCTACGCAAGGGGCAGCTTCGTTGGTGGCGTTGGCTGGTTGTTTTTGCCAGCCTGGTGGCCAGCGTGGCGATCCTTTACATTGGCGGCATTGTCGGCCCGCAACTTGATGACCTGAAACAGGCAAAATTCCAACAGGGCAGCCAACGACGCGAGAGTGAGAAGCGTTTTCTGGCGGCGGTGGCGGATGGTCGGCTTGAGGAGGTCCAAAGGCTGCTGCAACATGGGGTTTCCGTTCAGGCGATCGGGCCGGGTGGGCAGACCGCTTTGCACCTTGCCCAAGACTGTCGGGTGATCGAACTCCTGCTTGATCACGGCGCCAGGATTGAGGCGCGCGATGCCTCAGGCATGACGCCGCTGTTCGGCAAGGAAATTGATCAGGCCCGTCTACTGATTGCGGCCGGTGCTGACATTGATGCGCAAAGCTCCGACGGAAACACGCCGTTTATCTGGTACTGCTACAGCGGCTATTTGCCGGGGCTGAAGCTGCTGATCAGCCACGGGGCCGATTACAAGCATTGTAATCAGGACCGTCACAACGCCCTCGATATCGCCAGGACATTCCAGCCTCACAGTGCCGCGGTCCACTATCTTGAAAGCCTGAATATCCCGGAGTGTCGCTAG
- a CDS encoding DUF2846 domain-containing protein has translation MDKICFSILFLIVTMLTGCATPQALIHPQQGVIDLKPSQGKASLVVIREAMFKGSFGNWSVSFDGREVSRLSTGNYLFMEIEPGKHSLSNISFVEVPTIFTAEEGQTYCFNYDIPLSGGNAFESMSESDALVLMKKYVRVRLFF, from the coding sequence ATGGATAAAATTTGTTTCTCAATCCTCTTTTTGATCGTAACCATGCTGACAGGGTGCGCCACTCCCCAGGCGCTGATTCATCCACAGCAAGGTGTGATTGATCTCAAGCCGTCTCAAGGAAAAGCGAGTTTGGTAGTAATTCGTGAAGCAATGTTTAAAGGTTCCTTTGGTAATTGGTCAGTTTCCTTTGACGGTAGAGAAGTCTCTAGGCTTTCAACTGGAAACTATCTTTTCATGGAAATTGAACCAGGAAAACACTCTCTTTCAAATATTTCTTTTGTAGAAGTACCTACGATATTTACTGCAGAGGAAGGCCAAACCTATTGCTTCAATTATGATATTCCTTTGTCAGGAGGAAACGCATTTGAATCTATGTCTGAAAGTGATGCGCTCGTCTTGATGAAGAAATACGTTCGAGTAAGATTATTTTTCTAA
- a CDS encoding IS3 family transposase (programmed frameshift) has product MSSKRYTEEFKIEAVRQVTERGYSVQEVANRLGTTTHSLYAWRKKYGNGTHNAAELDAHQAEIRRLRHELQRVTEERDIPKKGHRILRQRVPVRYAFIRAHQGQFATRNMCRMMRVHRSGYYAWVKQPKSARQLEDERLLGLIKQFWLESGGVYGYRKIHLDLRATGESCGVNRVARLMKQAGLRAQVGYKRPRYKSGHPAVLAENHLNQEFNVDTPNQAWVTDITYIRTYEGWLYLAVVIDLFSRQVIGWSMQSRIHAELVLDALLMAVWRRKPKGKVLIHSDQGSQYTSTVWQSFLKAHNLECSMSRRGNCYDNAVAESFFQLLKRERVKKKTYKNREAARQDIFNYIEMFYNPVRRHSSNDGLSPAEFDRQYFANVRGV; this is encoded by the exons ATGAGCAGCAAACGTTACACCGAAGAATTCAAGATTGAAGCCGTCAGGCAAGTCACCGAACGAGGTTATTCTGTTCAAGAAGTTGCCAACCGCCTTGGGACAACAACTCACAGTCTTTATGCTTGGCGTAAGAAATATGGCAACGGCACTCACAACGCCGCAGAACTTGACGCTCACCAAGCCGAGATCAGGCGTCTGCGCCATGAGCTGCAACGTGTCACCGAAGAACGAGATATCC CTAAAAAAGGCCACCGCATACTTCGCCAAAGAGTCCCTGTGAGGTATGCCTTTATCCGGGCGCATCAGGGGCAATTTGCCACCCGTAACATGTGCCGCATGATGCGGGTGCATCGTAGCGGTTACTACGCTTGGGTTAAACAGCCGAAATCTGCTCGTCAGCTTGAAGATGAGCGGCTCTTGGGGCTCATCAAGCAGTTCTGGTTAGAGAGTGGCGGCGTCTATGGATATCGAAAAATCCACCTGGATCTGCGAGCAACCGGTGAGAGCTGTGGAGTAAATAGAGTTGCTCGTCTGATGAAGCAGGCAGGACTGCGGGCTCAAGTTGGCTACAAGCGGCCTCGCTACAAAAGCGGTCATCCGGCAGTCTTGGCCGAAAATCATCTGAATCAAGAATTTAATGTCGACACACCCAATCAAGCGTGGGTAACAGATATTACCTATATCCGCACGTACGAAGGCTGGTTGTATCTCGCTGTCGTCATTGATTTGTTTTCAAGGCAAGTTATCGGTTGGTCAATGCAGTCGAGAATTCATGCAGAACTCGTACTTGATGCTTTACTGATGGCAGTTTGGCGTCGAAAACCTAAAGGGAAAGTGCTGATTCATTCCGATCAGGGCAGTCAATATACCAGCACAGTCTGGCAGAGTTTCCTGAAAGCACACAATCTGGAATGTAGTATGAGTAGGCGCGGTAACTGCTACGACAATGCCGTTGCGGAAAGTTTCTTTCAGTTGTTAAAACGAGAGCGGGTCAAGAAAAAGACATATAAGAACCGAGAGGCTGCACGGCAGGACATCTTCAATTACATCGAAATGTTCTACAATCCGGTACGTCGCCACAGCAGCAACGATGGTTTGTCACCTGCGGAGTTCGACAGGCAATATTTTGCGAATGTCAGGGGTGTCTAG
- a CDS encoding reverse transcriptase domain-containing protein: MDLELKRNDDEIRLLFAMMRRRSDVADLLEIEKLTLNYYIHIKPESKRYKKFEIKKRGGGVRIINAPAGGLKIIQKKLSYVLYLVSKLSFNAHGYVKNRSIISNAKIHEDKSYVLNVDLKDFFPSINFGRVRGLFMARPFSLPPNIATILAQICCHNNELPQGAPTSPIISNLICLRLDGQLYKFSKQNGCFYTRYVDDLTISTNKTHFPHRVASISRDGDESSVALSASLEEIIEKNGFLINDLKTRLQTRNRRQVVTGLTVNKFANVNRKLIRQIRAMLHALEVYGLESASNEFIEKYDNKHRVEFNPEVSFFNVLRGKIEFVGMVRGQDNKVYLNFRNKLSDLFPDLVGKKEFPKEEMVDSCKDVVIFTEGETDWRHIDASFKTLQAAGLFSGKNLEIIENHEKVGGAKLLSMCKHYMLKKHPHPTFFIFDRDDAKILKDVVVSGEDWKVWGNNVFSVVLPVPDFRKDHPEISIEFLYNDDEIKTLDCNGRRLFLSNEFMEKSGRNEELNLTCQSKKKDAKHLTIIDESVYDSEGINVALTKNDFAKNIQSSKADFGTFDFSGFIPLFDMIFELADSQ, from the coding sequence ATGGATTTAGAACTAAAAAGAAATGATGATGAAATTCGCCTGCTCTTTGCTATGATGAGAAGGCGATCAGATGTTGCAGATTTATTGGAAATAGAGAAGTTAACACTTAACTATTACATACATATCAAGCCTGAAAGCAAAAGATATAAAAAATTCGAGATAAAAAAAAGGGGTGGTGGTGTTAGAATTATAAATGCACCTGCAGGTGGGCTTAAGATAATCCAAAAAAAATTATCTTATGTTCTTTATCTTGTGTCTAAATTGTCATTTAATGCGCATGGATATGTTAAGAATAGAAGTATAATCTCTAATGCAAAAATACATGAAGATAAAAGTTACGTTTTAAACGTAGATCTAAAAGACTTCTTTCCTTCGATTAATTTTGGACGTGTAAGAGGTCTTTTTATGGCTAGACCATTTAGCCTCCCTCCTAACATTGCGACAATCCTCGCGCAAATTTGTTGCCATAATAACGAGTTGCCACAAGGTGCGCCAACTTCTCCAATAATATCTAATCTCATTTGCCTGAGACTTGACGGGCAATTATACAAATTTTCAAAACAAAATGGTTGTTTCTATACTCGATATGTTGATGATTTAACCATTTCTACCAATAAGACACATTTTCCACATAGGGTGGCCTCAATATCCAGAGATGGGGATGAGTCTTCGGTAGCTTTGTCAGCTTCGCTTGAAGAGATAATAGAAAAAAACGGATTTTTGATAAACGATTTGAAGACTAGGTTGCAAACCAGAAATCGACGACAGGTTGTAACTGGTTTAACTGTAAATAAGTTCGCTAATGTGAATAGGAAACTTATTCGACAGATTAGAGCAATGCTACATGCTTTGGAAGTTTATGGTCTCGAGAGTGCGTCAAATGAGTTTATTGAAAAATATGACAATAAACATCGGGTCGAGTTTAACCCTGAGGTATCTTTTTTTAATGTTTTAAGGGGAAAAATAGAATTTGTTGGGATGGTACGTGGGCAAGACAATAAAGTGTACCTCAACTTTAGAAATAAACTATCTGACTTGTTCCCGGATTTGGTAGGAAAGAAAGAATTTCCAAAAGAGGAAATGGTTGATTCGTGTAAGGATGTTGTGATTTTTACCGAAGGAGAAACGGATTGGAGGCACATTGATGCTTCGTTTAAAACGTTACAGGCTGCTGGTCTTTTCTCTGGGAAGAATCTTGAAATAATCGAAAACCACGAGAAAGTAGGTGGGGCAAAGCTGCTTTCCATGTGTAAACACTATATGCTTAAAAAGCATCCGCACCCAACCTTTTTTATTTTTGACAGAGATGATGCAAAGATCTTAAAGGATGTTGTGGTAAGTGGAGAGGATTGGAAGGTTTGGGGGAATAATGTTTTTTCTGTTGTGCTTCCAGTTCCTGATTTTAGGAAAGACCATCCAGAAATCTCAATAGAGTTTTTATATAACGACGATGAAATTAAAACTCTTGATTGTAATGGTCGCCGCTTGTTTCTAAGCAATGAATTCATGGAAAAATCTGGCAGGAATGAAGAATTAAATTTGACTTGTCAAAGCAAAAAGAAAGATGCAAAACATCTTACGATTATTGATGAGTCTGTCTATGATAGTGAAGGTATAAACGTGGCATTGACTAAAAACGACTTTGCAAAGAATATACAGAGTTCGAAAGCTGATTTTGGGACTTTTGATTTCTCTGGATTTATTCCACTTTTTGATATGATTTTTGAACTTGCAGATAGTCAATAA
- a CDS encoding site-specific integrase codes for MATIQERKSSDGKIKYRVIVRLKGCPPQSATFERKTDAKKWAQDTESAIRDGRHFKTVEAKKHTLQEMIDRYVEYVLPLKPKSQKAQSQQLKWWADELGYHLLSDVTPALIAECRDKLLSGKTYRGTKRSPATVVRYLAALSHAFTMAVNEWGWLEHNPVSKVKKPTEARGRVRFLDDDERKRLLEACRESGNHYLYVIVVLAITTGMRQGEILNLKWKDVDLKRSCAVLHETKNNERRTVPIPQFAATLLVDLSKVRRIDSQLVFPGNKDPQKPIDIRNIWDDALERAKIANFRFHDLRHTAASYLAMNGATLAEIAEVLGHKTLQMVKRYAHLSDAHTAGVVERMSSKVFGEIGQQMTN; via the coding sequence ATGGCAACAATTCAAGAACGAAAATCATCTGATGGGAAAATCAAGTATCGTGTCATCGTTCGCCTGAAAGGTTGTCCTCCTCAGTCTGCAACATTTGAACGAAAAACCGACGCTAAAAAGTGGGCGCAAGATACCGAGTCTGCAATTCGAGATGGTCGCCACTTTAAGACGGTCGAGGCTAAAAAACATACATTGCAGGAGATGATTGATCGCTATGTGGAGTATGTCCTTCCGTTAAAACCAAAATCGCAAAAAGCCCAATCCCAGCAGCTTAAATGGTGGGCCGATGAACTCGGCTATCATTTGTTGTCGGATGTGACTCCTGCACTGATTGCAGAATGTCGAGATAAATTACTGTCTGGTAAAACATACCGAGGAACAAAACGGTCACCTGCAACGGTGGTTCGATATCTTGCAGCGTTGTCTCATGCTTTCACAATGGCAGTGAATGAATGGGGCTGGTTGGAGCATAATCCGGTTTCTAAGGTCAAAAAGCCTACAGAGGCAAGGGGAAGGGTGCGCTTTTTAGATGATGACGAAAGAAAGCGACTTTTAGAAGCGTGTCGGGAGAGTGGCAACCACTATCTATATGTCATTGTCGTCCTGGCTATTACGACAGGGATGCGGCAAGGGGAAATTTTAAACCTGAAATGGAAAGATGTTGATCTAAAACGCTCTTGCGCTGTACTGCATGAAACCAAAAACAATGAGCGCCGCACGGTTCCAATACCTCAGTTTGCCGCTACTCTTTTAGTTGATCTTTCGAAAGTCAGAAGGATTGATAGTCAGTTGGTGTTTCCTGGTAATAAAGACCCGCAAAAGCCGATTGATATACGCAATATTTGGGATGACGCTCTAGAACGAGCAAAGATAGCAAACTTTCGCTTTCATGACTTACGTCATACTGCAGCATCTTACCTTGCCATGAATGGTGCAACGTTAGCAGAAATCGCAGAAGTTTTAGGGCATAAAACTTTACAGATGGTTAAGCGCTATGCCCATTTGTCAGATGCTCATACGGCTGGGGTTGTTGAGAGGATGAGTAGTAAGGTTTTTGGTGAAATAGGTCAACAAATGACTAACTAA